From Streptomyces sp. NBC_00683, one genomic window encodes:
- a CDS encoding siderophore-interacting protein, producing MPSRIQRPHRRRMLSLTVLAGEQISPHFMSITLGGDDVQHLEQSGYDQSGRLFFADTDADDVFLPTSERWILQLTLQGSKPRPRVRTYSIRRFRPEWSAFDIEISLHESGSSPVPDAPGARWAHAVEPGAEVAFLDEGHSYAPTPDASWQLLVGDETALPAILAILERSADTLPAEVFLEVPAPEDIRDDITAPPGTNIHWLPRAEPCAKPGALALQAVRQAQLPDGRFYAWTAGESTLAAGVRRHLVGERKVPKADICFRGYFNYGRAGL from the coding sequence ATGCCCTCCCGAATCCAGCGCCCGCACAGGCGGCGGATGCTGTCACTAACCGTCCTGGCCGGCGAGCAGATCAGCCCGCACTTCATGTCCATCACCCTGGGCGGAGACGATGTCCAGCACCTGGAGCAGTCCGGGTACGACCAGTCCGGCCGCCTCTTCTTCGCCGACACCGACGCTGACGACGTCTTCCTGCCCACCAGCGAACGGTGGATCCTGCAGCTCACCCTGCAGGGCTCCAAGCCGCGCCCCCGCGTCCGGACGTATTCGATCCGGCGCTTCAGACCGGAATGGTCGGCCTTCGACATCGAAATCTCGCTTCACGAAAGCGGCAGCTCCCCGGTACCCGACGCCCCCGGAGCCCGGTGGGCGCATGCGGTCGAACCCGGGGCCGAAGTGGCGTTCCTCGACGAGGGACACAGCTACGCACCCACCCCCGACGCCTCATGGCAGCTACTCGTCGGCGACGAAACCGCGCTACCGGCGATCCTCGCCATTCTCGAACGGTCCGCCGACACCCTGCCTGCCGAAGTCTTCCTGGAAGTCCCGGCCCCCGAGGACATACGCGACGACATCACCGCGCCCCCAGGCACCAACATCCACTGGCTGCCCCGCGCCGAACCCTGCGCGAAACCCGGCGCCCTCGCCCTGCAGGCGGTTCGGCAGGCCCAGCTTCCCGATGGGCGCTTCTACGCCTGGACAGCGGGCGAGTCCACGCTGGCCGCCGGCGTACGCCGACATCTCGTCGGCGAACGGAAGGTTCCCAAGGCCGACATCTGCTTCCGCGGCTACTTCAACTACGGCAGAGCCGGCCTCTGA
- a CDS encoding TetR/AcrR family transcriptional regulator, protein MGRVSQAQAEENRKRVVDTASRLFREQGAHVSVADLMKAAGLTHGAFYKQFESKEALVDETTAHAFAELARRHTSGLERNDGQRDAAQQALIDVYLSVAHRDDPADGCPVAALATDIARGSGGDEARRVYTEGVADFADFLATDDQDGIVRLCTLFGALVLSRATKGSPLSEEILEAAHADLTETG, encoded by the coding sequence ATGGGCCGCGTATCGCAGGCGCAGGCAGAGGAGAACCGCAAGCGGGTGGTGGACACCGCCTCCCGGCTTTTCCGTGAGCAGGGCGCCCACGTCAGCGTCGCCGACCTGATGAAGGCTGCCGGTCTGACCCACGGCGCGTTCTACAAGCAGTTCGAATCCAAGGAGGCGCTCGTCGACGAGACCACCGCCCACGCCTTCGCGGAGCTCGCCCGCCGCCACACCTCCGGGCTCGAACGGAACGACGGGCAGCGTGACGCCGCTCAGCAGGCCCTGATCGACGTCTACCTCTCCGTCGCACACCGCGACGATCCCGCGGACGGCTGCCCGGTCGCGGCGCTTGCCACCGACATCGCCCGCGGGAGTGGGGGAGATGAGGCCCGTCGCGTCTACACCGAGGGGGTGGCCGACTTCGCCGACTTCCTCGCCACTGACGACCAGGACGGAATCGTCCGCCTCTGCACCCTGTTCGGTGCGCTGGTCCTGTCCCGGGCCACCAAGGGCTCCCCGCTCTCCGAGGAGATCCTCGAGGCCGCGCACGCAGACTTGACGGAAACCGGCTGA
- a CDS encoding SDR family oxidoreductase encodes MELKNAVAVVTGANRGLGRHLAAQLVEHGAKVYAAARRPETIDLPGVTLLRLDVTDQDSIQEAARIASDTTLLINNAGISTGAALIGGDLEKVRQEMETNFFGPLAATRAFAPVIEANGGGAVLNILSVLSWLHPAGLGSYAASKAAAWALTGATRDELAPRGIAVSALHVGYMDTDMAAAVPADQKSAAADVAAQALNGIEAGLPEILADELTQQVKQSLAVASEPNAA; translated from the coding sequence ATGGAACTGAAGAACGCGGTCGCGGTCGTCACCGGCGCCAACCGGGGCCTCGGGCGGCACCTGGCCGCCCAGCTCGTGGAGCACGGCGCGAAGGTCTACGCGGCAGCCAGGCGCCCTGAGACGATCGACCTGCCCGGCGTCACCCTCCTGCGCCTGGACGTCACGGACCAGGACTCGATACAGGAAGCAGCTCGCATCGCGTCCGACACCACGCTGCTGATCAACAACGCGGGAATCTCCACCGGGGCCGCGTTGATCGGAGGAGACCTGGAGAAGGTGCGCCAGGAGATGGAGACCAACTTCTTCGGCCCGCTCGCAGCGACGCGGGCCTTCGCCCCCGTCATCGAGGCCAACGGCGGCGGCGCCGTACTCAACATCCTGTCCGTCCTGTCCTGGCTGCACCCGGCCGGCCTCGGCTCCTACGCCGCCTCCAAGGCCGCCGCCTGGGCACTGACCGGCGCGACCCGCGACGAATTGGCGCCTCGCGGCATCGCCGTCTCGGCGCTGCACGTCGGCTACATGGACACCGACATGGCCGCCGCCGTCCCCGCCGACCAGAAGTCCGCCGCCGCAGACGTCGCGGCCCAGGCCTTGAACGGCATCGAGGCGGGCCTGCCCGAGATTCTCGCCGACGAGCTCACCCAGCAGGTCAAGCAGAGCCTGGCCGTCGCGTCGGAGCCGAACGCCGCCTGA
- a CDS encoding helix-turn-helix transcriptional regulator, with protein sequence MTPSEPEEATLQGAAWLPHGYQLDPHSHVQGQLVYAAAGTLATVTERGTWVAPANRVTWTPPRFAHSHRLYGRTDIRLLTVPVHLCARLVDHPSVFAVSPLLREAILALTDKPERGPGAHKRLLAVIVDELADAAEQSLHLPEPSDDRLRAATALLHEDPARPATLAELGRTVGASERTLSRLFHTELSMSFHRWRTTLRIHHALGHLTDGLSVTETAVACGWSNPSSFIDAFTEVVGQTPGRYQAELRKDER encoded by the coding sequence ATGACGCCCTCAGAACCGGAAGAAGCGACTCTTCAGGGAGCCGCGTGGCTGCCGCACGGCTATCAGCTCGATCCTCACTCACACGTGCAAGGGCAGCTCGTGTATGCCGCTGCCGGAACGCTGGCCACAGTGACCGAGCGCGGGACCTGGGTCGCCCCGGCAAACCGTGTGACGTGGACGCCCCCGCGGTTCGCGCACTCCCATCGCTTGTACGGCCGAACCGACATCCGCCTCCTGACCGTTCCGGTCCACCTGTGCGCTCGGCTCGTCGACCATCCCAGCGTCTTCGCTGTCAGCCCCCTGCTACGTGAGGCGATCCTGGCGCTGACCGACAAGCCGGAGCGGGGTCCCGGCGCGCACAAGCGACTGCTCGCAGTGATCGTGGACGAGCTCGCCGACGCCGCCGAGCAGTCCCTGCACCTGCCCGAACCCAGCGATGACAGGCTGCGGGCCGCCACCGCTCTCCTCCACGAGGATCCGGCCCGGCCCGCCACCCTGGCGGAACTGGGGCGCACCGTCGGGGCGAGCGAACGCACCCTGAGCCGGCTGTTCCACACAGAACTCAGCATGAGTTTCCACCGCTGGCGCACCACCCTGCGCATCCACCACGCCCTCGGGCACCTCACCGACGGGTTGTCGGTCACCGAGACCGCAGTGGCGTGCGGCTGGTCCAACCCCTCCAGCTTCATCGACGCCTTCACCGAGGTCGTCGGCCAGACCCCCGGCCGCTACCAGGCCGAGCTTCGCAAGGACGAAAGGTAG
- a CDS encoding PP2C family protein-serine/threonine phosphatase, protein MPREPSPNGRRSLLLRQGWVWWLPFAVVVIDVIVELVLRGREPVSFLLIGVPPLAAATRGPRGTALSAVVCLGLQMLFAARRPGHFHEQHHIALYVGTLLIGIASTALAWQREQARQELIRANSVAEAMQRGLLRPVPRKLGQVRAAAFYSAGEGGTLVGGDLYDVCVTPFGVRAIIGDVRGKGLGAVQTVAAVLGSFRVCAHEWQDLGSLAERLELGIARNAPVGDGYDPELFVTALVLEFPPAGGEVRIVDRGHPAPVVVGPQGARRLITAPALPLGLGGLSPGAAAETTVHPLLAGEVVVVHTDGVSEARDAAGVFYPVLERLAQRFGGESAPDPADVVSFVQADTERWSKECDDDQAVLALTLGEHPW, encoded by the coding sequence ATGCCTCGCGAGCCTTCTCCGAACGGTCGGCGGTCCCTGTTGCTGCGTCAGGGGTGGGTGTGGTGGCTGCCGTTCGCCGTTGTGGTGATCGACGTGATCGTCGAATTGGTCCTGCGTGGACGGGAGCCCGTGAGTTTCCTGCTCATCGGGGTGCCTCCGCTCGCCGCGGCGACGCGCGGCCCGCGAGGGACGGCGCTGTCGGCGGTGGTCTGTCTGGGGCTGCAGATGCTTTTCGCCGCCCGGCGTCCCGGCCACTTCCACGAACAGCACCACATCGCGTTGTACGTGGGCACGCTCCTCATCGGAATCGCCAGCACGGCCCTTGCGTGGCAGAGGGAGCAGGCCAGACAGGAGCTGATCCGCGCGAACTCGGTCGCAGAAGCGATGCAGCGCGGCCTGCTCCGCCCGGTGCCACGCAAGCTCGGGCAGGTACGGGCCGCAGCGTTCTACTCGGCGGGTGAGGGCGGCACGCTCGTCGGCGGTGACCTGTACGACGTATGCGTGACGCCCTTCGGGGTGCGGGCGATCATCGGCGACGTACGCGGCAAGGGGCTGGGTGCGGTACAGACGGTTGCGGCGGTCCTGGGCAGCTTCCGGGTCTGCGCGCACGAGTGGCAGGACCTGGGCAGCCTGGCGGAGCGGCTGGAACTCGGCATCGCCCGCAACGCTCCGGTCGGTGACGGATACGACCCCGAACTCTTCGTCACAGCGCTGGTGCTGGAGTTCCCGCCCGCGGGCGGCGAGGTCCGGATCGTCGACCGTGGACACCCGGCGCCCGTCGTCGTAGGCCCTCAGGGCGCGCGGCGGCTGATCACCGCGCCGGCGCTGCCCCTGGGACTGGGCGGGCTGTCTCCCGGCGCCGCCGCGGAGACGACGGTGCATCCGCTGCTCGCCGGTGAGGTGGTCGTCGTACACACGGACGGGGTGAGCGAAGCACGGGACGCCGCGGGAGTGTTCTACCCCGTGCTTGAGCGCCTCGCACAGCGTTTCGGAGGTGAAAGCGCACCGGATCCCGCGGACGTCGTGTCATTCGTACAGGCGGACACGGAGCGCTGGTCGAAGGAGTGTGACGACGACCAGGCCGTTCTCGCCCTCACATTGGGTGAGCACCCATGGTGA
- a CDS encoding FUSC family protein, translating to MTWPRAFREVLWSGLKIEETRLEPLLALRTAVGVALVIGAALWLGSPAFAASAALGAFSAGGATFQRTWRPRKVIALGAGVGLALSTLVGYLAAGQLVTFLPLLALWTFVAGLAWAVGSTAGIVAATTVGSMLVTITLPTSVGRALEHAGIIALGGVVQAVLILLFPIRRWGAHRDALADALAAVADYARRLRHDPTARFDPEPLMTARDAAAVTPSQARTRPDVLHGPRGLAERILPAIAALADPDVGAPAEGPGRDRARELLDAAADVLDAAARSIRRGTPVEVPPKTVNLLRGDEEHEVLEGPARQAAERLAGLLGEALEIAECGNARRKTPTQHGPAGVQFLVRPTMFRMIPVIVQAVRRELRHDSPVFRHAVRLAAVATLGYLIAARLPLGHGYWAPIASVMVMRPDFHRTYARAVARLAGTLVGVALATGVVRALGPDAHVFGALAVVSAGLSYTLIRTGYAYSQCFTAAYVVFLLGMGGQAWEQTVPERMVLTLLGGALAMLAYAVFPAWETPRLPERLADWLAANGRYAAAVLRNYAEPTRERRADMRSAQLASRKARAAWQEAYDRARQEPVRPRGLTSREAEEAQEALTGFDRAATLMENRVPQDDNPFALEAEGLAEALETDTAQAAADVREHRDPDWGRVEKALQAWEGAGARSPALRREADLQKRALEDLATAVSRTPLERDVVSVREEQRVQEAVEAEGSGSGPAHRGG from the coding sequence GTGACGTGGCCGCGGGCCTTCAGGGAAGTCCTTTGGTCCGGGCTCAAAATCGAGGAGACGCGGCTGGAGCCCCTGCTCGCGCTGCGCACGGCCGTCGGTGTGGCACTCGTCATCGGGGCGGCGCTATGGCTCGGCTCCCCTGCGTTCGCCGCATCTGCCGCCCTCGGCGCCTTCTCCGCGGGTGGGGCCACCTTCCAGCGCACCTGGCGCCCACGCAAGGTGATCGCGCTCGGCGCCGGCGTGGGGCTGGCGCTCAGTACCCTGGTGGGCTACCTGGCGGCGGGGCAACTCGTGACGTTCCTTCCGCTGCTGGCCCTGTGGACCTTTGTCGCGGGGCTGGCGTGGGCCGTCGGATCGACCGCTGGGATCGTCGCAGCGACGACGGTCGGCAGCATGCTGGTGACCATCACCCTGCCCACGAGCGTCGGACGAGCCCTGGAGCACGCCGGGATCATCGCGCTCGGCGGAGTGGTGCAGGCCGTGCTGATCTTGCTGTTCCCGATCCGCCGATGGGGGGCGCATCGTGACGCGCTCGCCGACGCACTGGCCGCCGTGGCGGACTATGCCCGCCGGCTCCGGCACGACCCGACCGCCCGGTTCGACCCGGAGCCCTTGATGACAGCCCGGGACGCGGCCGCCGTCACGCCGTCACAGGCTCGCACCCGCCCCGACGTCCTCCACGGCCCGCGAGGACTTGCCGAGCGCATTCTGCCGGCCATCGCCGCGCTCGCCGACCCGGACGTCGGCGCCCCGGCGGAGGGACCTGGGAGGGACCGCGCGCGGGAGCTGCTCGACGCGGCCGCCGACGTGTTGGATGCGGCCGCCCGATCGATCCGGCGCGGCACCCCCGTCGAGGTACCACCCAAGACTGTGAACCTCCTGCGTGGAGACGAGGAGCACGAGGTGCTCGAGGGCCCCGCGCGGCAGGCCGCCGAGAGGCTCGCGGGACTGCTCGGTGAGGCGCTGGAGATCGCTGAGTGCGGCAACGCGCGCAGAAAGACGCCCACGCAGCATGGCCCCGCGGGCGTCCAGTTCCTGGTGCGCCCGACCATGTTCCGGATGATCCCGGTCATCGTGCAGGCGGTCCGTCGTGAGCTCCGCCACGACTCGCCCGTCTTCCGGCATGCCGTTCGGCTGGCGGCGGTAGCCACGCTCGGCTATCTCATCGCCGCCCGGCTACCCCTGGGGCACGGCTACTGGGCGCCCATCGCCTCGGTGATGGTGATGCGTCCCGACTTCCACCGGACGTACGCGCGTGCGGTCGCCCGTCTCGCCGGGACCCTGGTGGGGGTCGCGCTCGCCACCGGAGTGGTGCGGGCCCTGGGCCCGGACGCCCATGTGTTCGGTGCGCTGGCGGTGGTCTCGGCGGGCCTGTCGTACACCCTGATCCGTACCGGCTACGCCTACTCCCAGTGCTTCACTGCCGCGTACGTCGTCTTCCTGCTCGGAATGGGCGGCCAGGCATGGGAACAGACAGTCCCGGAGCGGATGGTACTCACCCTGCTGGGCGGAGCCCTGGCAATGCTGGCCTACGCGGTGTTCCCTGCATGGGAGACGCCCCGGCTGCCGGAACGGCTCGCGGACTGGCTCGCCGCCAACGGCCGCTACGCGGCCGCAGTGCTCCGCAACTACGCCGAACCGACCAGGGAACGCCGTGCCGACATGCGCAGTGCCCAACTGGCGAGCAGAAAAGCGCGTGCCGCCTGGCAGGAGGCATACGACCGGGCAAGGCAGGAACCGGTCCGCCCCAGGGGCCTGACTTCGCGTGAGGCGGAGGAGGCACAGGAGGCACTCACAGGGTTCGACAGGGCAGCCACGCTCATGGAGAACCGCGTCCCGCAGGACGACAACCCTTTCGCTCTCGAGGCGGAGGGGCTCGCCGAGGCCCTGGAAACGGACACGGCGCAGGCGGCAGCCGACGTGCGCGAGCACAGGGATCCGGACTGGGGACGCGTGGAGAAGGCTCTCCAGGCGTGGGAGGGCGCCGGTGCCCGGAGCCCAGCGCTACGGCGCGAGGCGGACCTGCAGAAGCGCGCCCTGGAGGACCTTGCGACAGCCGTAAGCCGCACCCCTCTGGAGCGCGACGTCGTCTCCGTGCGTGAGGAGCAGCGAGTGCAGGAGGCCGTGGAGGCTGAAGGCAGTGGCTCAGGACCCGCGCACCGGGGTGGGTGA
- a CDS encoding PIG-L deacetylase family protein, protein MTLPALPEESFQRVLCVVAHPDDMEYGTSAAVARWTARGIEVGYLLLTRGEAGMPNPPEETARLRVAEQQTACAVVGVNHLTILEHPDGVLVYGLDLRRDICREIRRFKPDVVLGTGYDIETPYGFDQADHRAAGLAVLDAVRDAGNRWVFPEQVDEEDLQPHSVRWLIVPGLTGSGATHGVEVTGEPLRRGIASLEAHAAYLAALPDHPAPEDFIPKLTAMSGKAMGVEHAVLFRAHDLQAPPELFTEDVQD, encoded by the coding sequence ATGACATTGCCTGCGCTCCCGGAGGAGTCCTTCCAGCGCGTGCTCTGCGTCGTCGCGCACCCCGACGACATGGAGTACGGCACCTCTGCGGCCGTCGCTCGGTGGACCGCGCGCGGCATCGAGGTCGGATATCTCCTGCTCACTCGCGGCGAGGCCGGGATGCCGAACCCTCCCGAGGAGACGGCACGCCTGCGCGTCGCCGAGCAGCAGACCGCCTGCGCCGTCGTCGGCGTAAATCACCTGACCATTCTTGAACATCCGGACGGCGTGCTCGTCTACGGCCTCGACCTGCGCCGGGACATCTGCCGGGAGATCCGCCGGTTCAAGCCCGACGTCGTACTCGGCACCGGTTACGACATCGAGACGCCCTACGGCTTCGATCAGGCCGACCACCGGGCAGCCGGGCTCGCGGTGCTCGACGCCGTGCGCGACGCGGGCAACCGGTGGGTCTTCCCGGAGCAGGTCGACGAGGAGGACCTGCAACCGCACTCCGTGCGCTGGCTCATCGTCCCCGGGCTCACCGGCTCCGGGGCGACCCACGGCGTCGAGGTCACGGGTGAGCCACTGCGCCGCGGCATCGCCTCCCTCGAGGCGCATGCCGCGTACCTGGCCGCGCTCCCGGACCACCCCGCCCCCGAGGACTTCATCCCGAAGCTCACCGCGATGAGCGGCAAGGCCATGGGCGTCGAGCACGCCGTCCTGTTCCGCGCCCACGACCTGCAGGCACCACCGGAGTTGTTCACCGAAGACGTGCAGGACTGA
- a CDS encoding GOLPH3/VPS74 family protein has translation MTTAKDLFIITMDPSSKHSVGQGDLSLALAGAELIDLIGADAVAVDGDRIVPGELPTLDDRLMDQAAAALTRQAPYERIEDWLWRRGEDLSAAYQAALEEDGELARKRSGRLSFGSERVEPVDTPAHRRAADRWREKEPVLAALASVVGIDDDGSDDEPGLDDESVTTVVAVVHDAVMELEAVRQRRSIENAAFANLWRGP, from the coding sequence ATGACCACGGCGAAAGACCTGTTCATCATCACCATGGACCCCAGCTCGAAGCATTCCGTGGGACAGGGTGACCTGTCGCTCGCCCTCGCGGGGGCCGAGCTGATCGATCTCATCGGCGCGGATGCGGTCGCCGTGGACGGCGACCGCATCGTGCCGGGTGAGCTGCCGACGCTGGACGATCGACTCATGGACCAGGCAGCGGCAGCGCTCACTCGGCAGGCGCCCTACGAGCGGATCGAGGACTGGCTGTGGCGCCGGGGCGAAGACCTCTCGGCCGCGTACCAGGCCGCCCTGGAGGAGGACGGTGAACTGGCTCGGAAGCGAAGCGGCCGGTTGTCCTTCGGCTCGGAGCGCGTGGAGCCGGTCGACACGCCCGCGCACCGCCGGGCAGCCGACCGCTGGAGGGAGAAGGAGCCCGTCCTGGCCGCCCTCGCCTCGGTCGTGGGCATCGACGACGACGGATCCGACGATGAGCCCGGTCTCGATGACGAGTCGGTGACGACGGTGGTGGCCGTTGTCCACGACGCGGTGATGGAGCTGGAGGCCGTACGCCAGAGGCGGTCCATCGAGAACGCGGCTTTCGCCAACCTCTGGCGCGGGCCGTGA
- a CDS encoding ester cyclase, producing MRVRRRTPHLREQSWAGAPVRAEAAHTRDSGGSDERGEARREPAHADEERRPHVRSRYGHTLTCGLGRVLGRRGGGGPCREPARPEPYDGDRVHTRWIQNGRHVGPVDHHLPTGAQVTAMTSEVHRVEHGRIVEYWIQFDRQGITVQLRQTASEL from the coding sequence ATGAGGGTCCGACGGCGGACACCGCACCTGCGGGAGCAGAGCTGGGCCGGCGCACCGGTTCGGGCAGAGGCGGCGCACACGCGAGACAGTGGCGGGAGCGATGAGCGGGGCGAGGCACGGAGGGAGCCGGCACATGCCGATGAGGAACGCCGCCCTCACGTCCGTAGCCGATACGGCCACACGCTGACCTGCGGACTCGGGCGCGTTCTCGGCAGGCGGGGAGGGGGCGGGCCCTGTCGAGAACCCGCTCGGCCGGAGCCCTACGACGGGGATCGGGTCCACACCCGCTGGATCCAGAACGGGCGGCACGTCGGCCCGGTGGATCACCACCTGCCGACCGGCGCGCAGGTCACAGCCATGACGAGCGAGGTCCATCGCGTCGAGCACGGACGCATTGTCGAGTACTGGATCCAGTTCGACCGGCAGGGAATCACCGTTCAACTTCGGCAAACGGCAAGCGAGCTCTGA
- a CDS encoding 4-hydroxybenzoate 3-monooxygenase, translating into MTETRETTAVAIVGAGVAGLTLGNFLLRNGIDCIVLEKHPRAYVEQRQRAGTIDTFGVRMFREWGLEEVLAGDPIPHSEGGFYIDGEAMPIDVDDDSNDSLYCPQQVLVRNLTDLFLRDGGDLRYEAADVSLEDITGERPLVRYQDTDGSAKIIECGFVAGCDGFHGVSRRTVPAPALTEYSHEYGYNWLSVLAAVPTNPSGMAIHSLGLAGMIPRGPHASRIYLQCAVTDTPEQWPDERIWNELEARFGTPVSTGEILDKRIVPLRSVVFDPMSYGKLYLLGDAAHIVPPMSAKGIHLALHDTEVFARAVIRQVKEGDPSLLDSYSETCLPHIWNYQAFATWITDIMHNAGFTGYEGEFRKQVARAELQRQFTSDAANKLFSELTAGTN; encoded by the coding sequence ATGACTGAGACACGCGAAACCACGGCAGTCGCCATCGTCGGGGCCGGTGTCGCCGGCCTGACGCTCGGCAACTTCCTGCTGCGCAACGGCATTGACTGCATCGTGCTGGAGAAGCACCCCCGCGCCTACGTCGAGCAGCGTCAGCGCGCCGGAACCATCGACACTTTCGGCGTGCGCATGTTCCGCGAGTGGGGCCTCGAAGAGGTACTGGCGGGTGACCCCATCCCCCACAGCGAGGGCGGCTTCTACATCGACGGCGAAGCAATGCCGATCGACGTGGACGACGACAGCAACGACAGCCTCTACTGCCCCCAACAGGTCCTGGTCCGTAACCTCACGGATCTCTTCCTGCGCGACGGCGGAGACCTGCGCTACGAAGCCGCCGACGTCTCCTTGGAGGACATCACCGGCGAGCGCCCCCTCGTCCGTTACCAGGACACCGACGGCTCGGCCAAGATCATCGAATGCGGCTTCGTCGCCGGCTGCGACGGCTTCCACGGAGTGAGCCGCCGCACCGTCCCCGCCCCCGCCCTGACGGAGTACTCCCATGAGTACGGGTACAACTGGCTCAGCGTCCTGGCCGCGGTCCCGACGAACCCGTCCGGCATGGCAATCCATTCCCTCGGCCTTGCCGGCATGATCCCCCGGGGCCCGCACGCCAGTCGCATCTACCTCCAGTGCGCGGTCACCGACACCCCCGAGCAGTGGCCGGACGAGCGCATCTGGAACGAACTGGAGGCCCGGTTCGGAACGCCCGTGTCGACCGGCGAGATCCTCGACAAGCGCATCGTGCCGCTCCGCAGCGTGGTGTTCGACCCGATGAGCTACGGCAAGCTGTACCTCCTCGGAGACGCGGCCCACATCGTCCCGCCGATGAGCGCCAAGGGCATCCACCTGGCCCTCCACGACACCGAGGTCTTCGCCCGCGCCGTCATCCGCCAGGTCAAGGAAGGCGATCCCAGCCTCCTCGACAGTTACTCGGAAACCTGTCTGCCCCACATCTGGAACTACCAGGCGTTCGCAACGTGGATCACCGACATCATGCACAACGCCGGCTTCACCGGCTACGAAGGAGAGTTCCGAAAGCAGGTCGCCCGGGCCGAGCTGCAGCGCCAGTTCACCTCGGACGCGGCGAACAAGCTCTTCAGCGAACTCACCGCCGGAACCAACTAG
- a CDS encoding nuclear transport factor 2 family protein, giving the protein MDLDFARRFAAQWQDDWNSHDLDRILAHYHDDVTFSSPMIARLTGDPAGTVHGKAALRAYWAAGLERIPDLKFEVMDVRASVDALVIDYLNQIGGRVSEVLTFRDGLVVAGFGAYGETPAN; this is encoded by the coding sequence ATGGATCTCGACTTCGCCCGTCGCTTCGCCGCCCAGTGGCAGGACGACTGGAACTCACACGACCTGGACCGCATTCTCGCGCACTACCACGACGACGTGACCTTCAGTTCGCCCATGATCGCCCGGCTGACGGGCGACCCGGCCGGCACCGTGCACGGCAAAGCCGCCCTGCGTGCGTACTGGGCGGCAGGGCTCGAGCGGATACCCGACCTGAAGTTCGAGGTGATGGACGTACGGGCGAGCGTCGACGCACTCGTGATCGACTACCTCAACCAGATCGGCGGCAGGGTGAGCGAGGTGCTGACCTTCCGGGACGGCCTGGTGGTGGCGGGCTTCGGCGCGTACGGCGAGACGCCCGCCAACTGA